Proteins encoded in a region of the Tripterygium wilfordii isolate XIE 37 chromosome 21, ASM1340144v1, whole genome shotgun sequence genome:
- the LOC119990226 gene encoding vascular-related unknown protein 4-like: MENTMNSSRKTISYSERTSDHESQEESGWTMYFDDFFNNSNNNEESSFSFEDHDYGTKSSSLVSNAASSVAKRFSCNEQEDVVGIQIMEKRSYNRSLSFKKRKTKGGLVDDALEDTASSPVNSPKVYSMMMNKPENQKEKDDSLQSYNDQEKGSNSRNSDVSCTELKKRGLCLVPLSMVLNHLG, from the exons ATGGAAAACACAATGAATTCTTCAAGAAAAACAATCTCTTATAGTGAAAGAACAAGTGATCATGAGTCTCAAGAGGAGAGTGGGTGGACTATGTACTTTGACGATTTCTTtaacaacagcaacaacaatGAAGAGAGTTCTTTCTCTTTTGAAGATCATGATTATGGTACTAAAAGCTCTTCTCTAGTATCCAATGCGGCTTCTTCGGTCGCCAAGAGATTTTCTTGTAATGAGCAGGAAGATGTTGTTGGGATACAAATAATGGAGAAAAGATCATATAATCGATCATTGAgcttcaagaagagaaaaactaAAGGTGGTTTGgttgatgatgctttggaagataCTGCTAGCTCTCCTGTTAATAGTCCCAAG gtTTATAGTATGATGATGAACAAGCCGGAGAACCagaaagagaaagatgataGCTTGCAGAGTTATAATGATCAG GAGAAAGGAAGCAATTCAAGGAATAGTGATGTTTCATGCACAGAATTGAAGAAAAGGGGTCTTTGTTTAGTTCCTTTGTCTATGGTACTCAATCATCTTGGTTGA
- the LOC119989928 gene encoding early nodulin-like protein 3 encodes MAHTTITRSFHVLLWLSSLMLLVRTSSAREFIVGGSSWTLTGNSSAINYNQWAEHNRFQIGDSIVFNYPPGQDSVLQVTREDYSNCTTTSPLHKYSTGHTVFTFSHSGPHYFISGNKDNCQKNQKLVVVVLADRSNMSSSTNQTTTASPPSPMASAPALVPSGTAETNPTPAPVSSPPKNTASSVHVGSIGFFGALVASSLIVISSGI; translated from the exons ATGGCTCACACTACCATAACAAGAAGCTTTCATGTCTTGCTTTGGCTGTCAAGTCTCATGTTGTTGGTGAGAACAAGTAGTGCAAGGGAGTTCATTGTTGGTGGCTCAAGCTGGACTCTGACTGGCAATAGCAGTGCAATAAACTATAATCAATGGGCAGAGCATAACAGATTCCAAATCGGAGACTCCATCG TGTTTAACTACCCACCTGGGCAAGACTCAGTGCTTCAAGTGACCAGGGAGGATTACTCCAATTGCACTACAACATCACCTCTCCACAAATACTCTACTGGCCACACTGTCTTCACTTTCAGTCATTCTGGTCCTCACTATTTCATTAGTGGAAACAAAGATAACTGtcagaaaaatcaaaagctgGTGGTAGTTGTTTTGGCTGACAGAAGCAACATGTCTTCCAGCACTAACCAGACAACAACAGCATCTCCTCCTTCTCCGATGGCTTCGGCTCCCGCTCTGGTGCCTTCAGGGACAGCGGAGACCAACCCAACTCCAGCTCCAGTCAGTTCACCACCCAAAAACACTGCCTCTTCTGTCCACGTTGGTTCCATTGGGTTCTTTGGAGCACTTGTTGCTTCATCTCTTATTGTTATTAGCAGTGGAATTTAA